One genomic window of Methanosarcina acetivorans C2A includes the following:
- a CDS encoding DUF5814 domain-containing protein — translation MTLWVLSYAEKSKVVVMTIKDRMKQPLSVAELQIKGSSKGPRPHKIRVLTGKKNEEFIPPQQFIELLRSANRIMLAEGGDPANEESFLEMLKGFQLSADRVKICKHCWFNRRFNFVNSKSIKYHDELICADCAKEELLRAVRSAGSQYGEKSVYFLEQVLHKTRDLDRTIRMLSPERLDPEFTRYDTIRTSPNEATVRVKNLPLAKKFREMLLQKSETLLPVQALSVEAGLLEGKNQFVVSATATGKTLIGEMAGVQNLLDKKGKMLYLVPLVALANQKYDQFTERYSKLGLTSSIKIGAILIKTSQRVKMNTSPNADIIVGTYEGVDHMLRSENADFLGKIGTVVIDEVHMLEDLERGHRLDGLIGRLRYVAPEAQFIYLSATVANPEGYAKKLGARLVRYEHRPVPIDRHLLFCQENEKAKLISQLAKEEYSMRSSKKHRGQTIVFTNSRRNCHKLAGALSIRASPYHAGLSQYERKKVETLFAKGELPVVVTTAALAAGVDFPASQVIFESLAMGIDWISVQDFLQMSGRAGRPDYHDRGVVVLMPVPGKSYSSAQSDTEEEVAIKLLQGEMLSAGVEYGEAEQLEEVLASVAVTSSVQDLRNIHSLMFGGFDLDKLVSRLQSYRFLEKKGNKVSLTRFGKIIAAHFLPVSKAFLIRDAVLAENSPLKIVTNLEFFDAAYFKYANQIGSSLHVNMPSRVFQGAALDIVFDGESLSHLDIKIRELMLNFASDFLTCTCRDSPYCGCAEQKFSEKIIRLRMERLDPTQIIRNLEDKYGISAYQGDVFGYLDNAVRNLDAVELIARVHSKKEVAEEAKKLKKKVQG, via the coding sequence ATGACGCTATGGGTCCTAAGCTATGCAGAAAAATCAAAAGTTGTAGTGATGACCATAAAGGACCGGATGAAACAGCCTCTTTCCGTGGCCGAGCTCCAGATAAAGGGCAGTTCTAAAGGTCCACGTCCTCATAAGATCAGGGTTCTTACCGGGAAAAAAAATGAGGAATTCATCCCTCCCCAACAGTTCATAGAGCTTTTGCGCAGTGCAAACAGGATTATGCTCGCAGAAGGAGGGGACCCTGCAAATGAAGAGTCTTTTCTTGAAATGCTCAAAGGTTTTCAGCTCAGTGCAGATAGGGTTAAGATCTGCAAGCATTGCTGGTTCAACCGACGTTTTAATTTTGTAAACAGCAAGTCCATCAAGTACCATGACGAGCTCATCTGTGCTGACTGTGCAAAAGAAGAATTGCTCCGGGCAGTTCGTTCTGCCGGTTCCCAGTACGGGGAAAAATCGGTTTATTTCCTTGAGCAGGTTCTCCACAAAACAAGAGACCTTGACCGGACAATCCGGATGCTGAGCCCTGAGAGGCTGGACCCGGAGTTTACGCGTTATGATACTATCCGGACGAGCCCCAACGAAGCCACGGTCAGGGTGAAAAATCTTCCCCTTGCAAAGAAGTTCAGAGAAATGCTCCTCCAGAAATCCGAAACCCTGCTCCCTGTGCAGGCGCTGTCTGTGGAAGCCGGGCTTCTGGAAGGGAAAAACCAGTTTGTGGTTTCCGCAACCGCAACAGGAAAAACTCTCATCGGGGAAATGGCAGGAGTCCAGAACCTGCTGGATAAAAAAGGGAAAATGCTTTACCTGGTTCCCCTTGTAGCCCTCGCAAACCAGAAATATGACCAGTTTACGGAACGCTATTCAAAGCTAGGGCTCACAAGCTCCATTAAGATTGGCGCAATTCTCATAAAGACCTCTCAGCGTGTGAAAATGAATACCAGCCCTAATGCGGATATAATTGTGGGGACTTATGAAGGCGTAGACCACATGCTCCGCTCGGAAAATGCCGATTTTCTTGGAAAAATAGGGACTGTCGTTATAGATGAAGTCCATATGCTCGAAGACCTGGAAAGAGGGCACAGGCTGGACGGGCTTATAGGAAGGCTTCGTTATGTGGCGCCTGAAGCCCAGTTCATCTATCTCTCGGCAACCGTTGCAAACCCTGAGGGCTATGCAAAGAAACTCGGAGCCCGGCTTGTCCGCTATGAACACAGGCCGGTCCCCATAGATAGGCATCTCCTTTTCTGTCAGGAAAACGAAAAGGCAAAACTGATTTCCCAGCTTGCAAAAGAAGAGTATTCGATGCGCTCTTCGAAAAAGCACAGGGGACAGACAATAGTCTTTACGAATTCAAGGCGAAACTGCCATAAGCTTGCGGGAGCTCTTTCAATCCGGGCTTCTCCTTATCATGCAGGGCTTTCGCAGTATGAAAGAAAAAAAGTGGAAACCCTTTTTGCAAAAGGAGAGCTTCCGGTGGTCGTGACAACTGCTGCCCTTGCAGCTGGCGTTGACTTTCCGGCTTCCCAGGTTATATTCGAATCCCTTGCAATGGGCATAGACTGGATTTCGGTCCAGGACTTCCTGCAGATGAGCGGAAGGGCGGGTAGACCCGATTACCATGACAGGGGCGTTGTCGTGCTCATGCCCGTACCGGGGAAGTCTTATTCAAGCGCCCAGTCCGATACTGAAGAAGAGGTTGCAATCAAGTTACTGCAGGGGGAGATGCTCTCTGCAGGCGTCGAGTACGGGGAAGCCGAACAGCTGGAAGAGGTCCTGGCCTCGGTTGCGGTTACCTCTTCGGTTCAGGACTTGAGGAATATCCATTCCTTAATGTTCGGAGGCTTTGATCTCGATAAACTGGTTTCCCGGCTCCAGAGCTACAGGTTCCTTGAGAAAAAGGGAAACAAAGTCTCACTTACCCGTTTCGGAAAGATTATTGCAGCTCATTTCCTGCCGGTTTCGAAAGCTTTCCTGATTAGAGATGCTGTGCTTGCGGAAAACAGTCCCCTGAAAATTGTAACCAACCTGGAGTTTTTCGATGCTGCTTACTTTAAATATGCAAACCAGATCGGAAGCTCTCTGCATGTGAACATGCCTTCGAGGGTTTTTCAGGGTGCAGCCCTTGATATAGTCTTTGATGGGGAATCTCTCTCCCATCTGGATATCAAAATAAGAGAACTTATGCTGAACTTTGCCTCGGATTTTTTAACCTGCACCTGCCGGGATTCTCCTTACTGCGGATGCGCAGAGCAGAAATTTTCGGAGAAGATTATCCGGCTGCGGATGGAAAGGCTGGACCCTACCCAGATAATCCGGAATCTTGAGGACAAGTACGGCATTTCCGCGTACCAGGGGGATGTTTTCGGGTACCTGGATAATGCGGTACGTAACCTTGATGCTGTGGAATTGATTGCAAGGGTCCATTCGAAAAAGGAAGTAGCAGAAGAAGCAAAGAAGCTCAAGAAGAAAGTCCAGGGCTGA
- a CDS encoding PGF-pre-PGF domain-containing protein, protein MRTDLTISCFLLVFFLLLTPFNAAASETNSDDATADAKNLSGTNAADTVVSQIIGASVYIEGEIYNNEYATISVTTKNEGDKSSEGHIIVAFPNNEEILSKEGSGDRVDIYPSGSSIETKDGTKIDSSEYLFVDLVKYDWETGKNETLNLKVKPNKGSEEIVYLVRAELMNDATGDYERYPGILSESSDVDQQGWYVYNNSFGVSGDPDLMIEDISWEPENPHENENVTFKVTLKNVGLASSGNCSVKCYLDGNEISFSTVSGLEADSTTSFTFNWVPTSSGSMDLKVVVDSEGQFVEFTEENNEKTGIFKVISYTNSSSPSSPSPGSGSSSSSSSSGGGAGGSPEPASNVEIKELAQQFVSNGNHAKFIFAKNVTSIAYIEFDPKKTVGKTTTIVETLKGKSTLVTELPTGKVYKNTNIWVGNEGTASSENIENAVVGFKVEKTWINSNGVDSSSVKLWAFEDEKWVELPTSQTDEDEDYVYYEADTPGFASFSIMALYPEENTEGTSLPLGSYVEDKDTKAVSETSEEESEVVDSEAGENNSGSMKKGLLAIGMLAAVILAGYVISRKQD, encoded by the coding sequence ATGAGAACAGATCTAACAATATCGTGTTTCTTGCTGGTGTTTTTCTTATTGTTGACACCATTTAATGCCGCAGCATCTGAAACAAATTCAGATGACGCAACCGCCGACGCAAAAAACCTTTCCGGGACAAATGCTGCAGATACTGTGGTTTCCCAAATCATAGGCGCATCTGTCTACATAGAAGGAGAGATTTACAATAATGAATACGCTACGATCTCCGTAACAACAAAAAACGAAGGAGACAAATCAAGTGAAGGCCATATTATTGTCGCGTTTCCGAATAATGAAGAAATCTTGAGTAAGGAAGGAAGCGGGGACAGAGTAGACATCTATCCAAGCGGCAGTTCGATTGAGACCAAAGACGGTACAAAAATTGATTCATCGGAGTATCTTTTTGTCGATCTGGTAAAGTACGACTGGGAAACAGGGAAAAACGAAACTCTCAACCTGAAGGTCAAGCCGAATAAAGGCTCCGAGGAAATTGTGTACCTAGTCAGGGCAGAATTAATGAATGACGCAACCGGAGATTATGAGAGGTATCCCGGAATTTTGAGTGAATCGAGTGACGTGGACCAGCAGGGCTGGTACGTTTACAATAATTCGTTTGGAGTATCCGGCGATCCCGATTTGATGATCGAGGACATATCCTGGGAACCGGAAAATCCCCATGAAAACGAAAACGTGACATTCAAAGTTACATTGAAGAATGTGGGGCTTGCATCATCCGGAAATTGCAGTGTAAAATGCTACCTGGATGGAAATGAGATCTCTTTTTCCACGGTTTCCGGACTTGAAGCCGATTCGACAACTTCCTTTACATTCAACTGGGTCCCGACCAGTTCCGGAAGTATGGACTTGAAGGTAGTTGTGGATTCAGAGGGCCAGTTTGTTGAGTTTACCGAAGAGAATAACGAAAAAACAGGGATATTTAAAGTGATAAGCTACACGAATTCGTCGTCTCCTTCTTCGCCCTCTCCGGGTTCGGGCTCGTCAAGTTCTTCATCCAGCTCCGGTGGAGGAGCCGGCGGCTCTCCAGAACCTGCCAGCAATGTTGAGATAAAAGAACTTGCCCAGCAGTTTGTCAGTAACGGCAACCATGCCAAATTCATATTCGCAAAAAATGTAACCTCAATCGCTTACATTGAATTCGATCCGAAAAAGACTGTCGGGAAAACCACAACCATTGTCGAGACGCTTAAAGGAAAATCCACCCTTGTGACGGAACTGCCCACTGGGAAAGTTTACAAAAACACGAATATCTGGGTCGGAAACGAAGGGACTGCAAGCTCGGAGAACATTGAAAACGCAGTTGTCGGTTTCAAAGTCGAAAAAACCTGGATTAATTCAAACGGAGTAGATTCGTCTTCTGTCAAACTCTGGGCGTTTGAAGACGAAAAGTGGGTCGAACTTCCGACCAGCCAGACTGACGAAGACGAGGACTATGTCTATTATGAGGCAGATACTCCAGGTTTCGCGTCTTTCTCAATAATGGCCCTTTATCCGGAAGAAAACACGGAAGGGACGTCTCTGCCTCTTGGGAGTTATGTAGAGGATAAGGATACAAAGGCAGTTTCCGAAACTTCAGAAGAAGAATCTGAGGTTGTCGATTCGGAAGCCGGAGAGAATAATTCAGGAAGCATGAAAAAAGGATTGCTGGCAATCGGTATGCTGGCTGCAGTAATTCTGGCTGGCTATGTGATTTCAAGGAAGCAAGACTAA
- a CDS encoding DUF3467 domain-containing protein yields the protein MAEDVESRENIESAASKKGKKSIKIEFVKPEDFRQIYAIGAAGGHSPYDFRIGFYNDTPKMFGDASESRIIERRVEAEVILSPVAALELNRWLTQHINEYESVFGPISRAIPRPLRKEPSKSSNESTDIQGYI from the coding sequence ATGGCTGAGGATGTTGAATCCAGGGAAAATATTGAAAGTGCAGCTTCCAAAAAAGGTAAAAAGAGTATTAAGATTGAATTTGTAAAGCCTGAAGACTTCCGGCAGATATATGCAATAGGAGCTGCAGGTGGGCACAGCCCTTATGATTTCAGGATAGGCTTCTACAACGACACCCCAAAGATGTTCGGGGATGCCTCGGAGTCCAGGATTATTGAGAGGCGCGTTGAAGCCGAAGTGATCCTCTCTCCGGTTGCAGCTCTTGAACTGAACCGCTGGCTGACCCAGCATATCAATGAGTACGAATCCGTTTTCGGGCCCATCTCAAGAGCAATTCCTCGGCCTCTTCGAAAAGAGCCCTCAAAGTCCAGTAACGAAAGTACGGATATTCAGGGTTATATCTGA
- a CDS encoding DUF2769 domain-containing protein: MKAVQISETGEIRQMVADTPENLRICMEHCGTCPSLPFPPEPFLFCARGCSPEKISKKSCNCPTCPIYNKYKLQNLYFCETGKAVKEREEEKNV; the protein is encoded by the coding sequence TTGAAAGCTGTTCAAATTAGCGAGACCGGAGAAATCCGGCAGATGGTAGCTGACACTCCCGAAAACCTCCGCATCTGTATGGAACACTGCGGTACATGCCCGAGTCTGCCCTTTCCACCTGAACCATTTCTTTTCTGCGCGAGAGGGTGTTCTCCTGAAAAGATCTCAAAAAAAAGCTGCAATTGCCCGACATGCCCCATCTATAACAAATACAAGCTTCAAAACCTGTACTTCTGCGAGACCGGAAAAGCTGTAAAAGAAAGAGAAGAAGAAAAAAACGTATAG
- a CDS encoding LSM domain-containing protein produces MFPNKKVQKIVGSRIRVEMKGDLNLLEGTLKSVDDYMNLHLVDTMEIVRGEKVRSLGSVVLRGNNIILITPVED; encoded by the coding sequence TTGTTCCCAAATAAAAAAGTTCAGAAAATCGTTGGATCAAGGATCCGGGTAGAAATGAAAGGCGACCTTAATTTGCTTGAAGGCACTCTGAAGAGTGTGGACGACTATATGAATCTTCATCTTGTTGACACGATGGAGATCGTAAGAGGGGAAAAAGTCCGCTCCCTTGGTTCTGTAGTGCTTCGGGGCAATAACATCATACTGATTACTCCTGTCGAAGACTGA
- a CDS encoding acyl-CoA thioesterase codes for MFSINVSPRFGDIDGLGHVNNTVLPVWFETGRNAIFRLFSPDLDLSPDVWHLILVRTEFDFLSQMYFRSDVEIRTFVAKIGNSSFTVGHEAWQEGELKVKGQAVLVYYDFKLQKAIPLPDSIRDVLKRHMFPSMETSPADAETDTDSPCSI; via the coding sequence ATGTTCAGTATAAATGTTAGTCCGCGCTTTGGAGATATTGACGGCCTCGGGCATGTAAATAACACAGTCCTTCCGGTCTGGTTCGAAACAGGAAGAAATGCTATTTTCAGGCTTTTCTCCCCGGACCTTGACCTCAGCCCTGATGTGTGGCACCTGATCCTTGTCAGAACCGAATTTGATTTTCTGAGCCAGATGTATTTCAGGTCCGATGTGGAGATCAGGACCTTTGTTGCAAAGATCGGAAACAGTTCCTTTACCGTCGGGCATGAAGCCTGGCAGGAAGGGGAACTCAAGGTAAAGGGCCAGGCGGTACTGGTCTACTACGACTTCAAACTCCAGAAAGCGATCCCCCTTCCGGACTCTATCCGCGATGTCCTGAAAAGGCACATGTTCCCTTCAATGGAAACTTCTCCGGCGGACGCAGAAACCGATACGGACTCTCCCTGCTCTATTTAA
- a CDS encoding helix-turn-helix transcriptional regulator: protein MDLEEEAYNIIRRHKEGVFQNVIWKELNIDSRKCSRIIKKLLDKDLIIREVGVSNGARTYLLKAKEEVKEKYDLLLSGDLFSVCTGCTGDCEPEYCGRLSEWIGNLMVEEAERAEEDPNLEAEGEDESEEDI, encoded by the coding sequence ATGGATCTTGAAGAAGAAGCATACAATATAATTAGAAGACATAAAGAAGGCGTTTTCCAGAACGTTATCTGGAAAGAGTTGAATATCGACAGCAGGAAATGCTCCAGAATCATAAAAAAGCTTCTGGACAAGGACCTGATTATCCGTGAGGTGGGAGTCTCAAACGGAGCAAGAACATACCTCCTTAAAGCAAAGGAGGAAGTTAAGGAGAAATACGACCTTCTGCTCTCCGGAGACCTGTTTTCAGTCTGTACTGGCTGTACCGGAGATTGCGAACCCGAATATTGCGGCAGACTCAGCGAATGGATCGGAAACCTTATGGTAGAAGAAGCTGAGAGAGCTGAAGAAGACCCGAATCTCGAAGCTGAAGGCGAGGATGAATCCGAAGAAGATATCTGA
- a CDS encoding AMP-binding protein produces the protein MHLIEDSLGEYFEKQVTIDPDHEFIIYPDRNLRFTYGQFNERVNNLAKGLLAIGIKKGDHVGIWAKNVPDWLTFMFATSKIGAVLVTVNTAYRSHEVEYVLKQSDMKALALIDSFREVDYLEIINELVPELKSSERGRLKSKKFPYLKSVIYVGQEKHRGMYNTSELMLLGSHYPDDELKEILASVSGDDVINMQYTSGTTGFPKGVMLTSKNILNNGLSIGDRQKFTHEDRLCLPVPLFHCFGIVLGVMAVLTHRATLVMLEVFDPLLVLAAVQKEKCTALYGVPTMFIAEYTHPMFDMFDLSSLRTGIMAGSTCPVEAMKKVVKDMHCHQITSVYGLTEASPGMTQTTVDDPVELRVETVGKCFPGVEVRVVDPATNELVPPDTVGEICCRGYNIMKGYYNMPEETKKVIDEGGWLHSGDLGTCDELGYYRITGRIKDMIIRGGENIYPREIEEFLHAIPGVKDAQVVGIPDKKYGEIVGAFTILEKGADLTEADIRDYALSKIARYKVPKHVFIVNEYPLTASGKIQKYKLRELAVELLKKREEDKE, from the coding sequence ATGCATCTTATTGAAGATTCTCTGGGAGAATACTTTGAAAAACAGGTAACTATCGACCCTGACCACGAATTTATTATTTATCCAGACCGCAACCTGCGCTTTACCTATGGACAGTTTAACGAAAGGGTCAACAACCTTGCAAAAGGGCTGCTTGCGATCGGGATAAAAAAGGGAGACCATGTAGGGATCTGGGCAAAGAATGTCCCTGACTGGCTTACCTTCATGTTTGCAACCTCAAAGATAGGAGCAGTGCTCGTCACGGTAAATACCGCCTACAGGAGCCATGAAGTTGAGTATGTGCTCAAACAGTCAGATATGAAGGCCCTGGCTCTTATCGATAGTTTCAGGGAAGTGGACTACCTCGAAATTATCAACGAACTTGTCCCTGAGCTAAAAAGTTCGGAAAGAGGGCGCCTGAAAAGTAAAAAATTCCCATACCTGAAGAGCGTGATCTATGTCGGGCAGGAAAAGCACAGGGGAATGTACAACACCAGCGAGCTGATGCTCCTTGGCAGTCATTATCCGGATGACGAACTTAAAGAAATTCTGGCAAGCGTCAGCGGGGACGATGTAATCAATATGCAGTATACCTCAGGGACAACGGGTTTCCCGAAAGGAGTTATGCTGACAAGTAAAAATATCCTGAACAACGGCCTCTCCATCGGCGACCGCCAGAAGTTCACCCATGAAGATCGGCTATGTCTGCCTGTTCCTCTTTTCCACTGCTTTGGAATCGTGCTGGGAGTCATGGCTGTCCTGACCCACAGGGCAACGCTTGTGATGCTTGAGGTTTTCGACCCCCTCCTGGTGCTTGCCGCAGTCCAGAAAGAGAAGTGCACTGCCCTTTACGGCGTTCCTACTATGTTCATTGCCGAGTACACTCATCCCATGTTTGATATGTTCGACCTTTCTTCTCTCAGGACAGGAATCATGGCTGGTTCTACCTGTCCTGTAGAAGCTATGAAAAAAGTAGTAAAAGATATGCATTGTCATCAAATCACGAGTGTCTACGGGCTTACGGAAGCTTCTCCCGGCATGACCCAGACTACTGTAGATGATCCTGTAGAACTCAGAGTCGAGACCGTAGGCAAATGTTTCCCGGGCGTGGAAGTCAGAGTTGTAGACCCGGCTACCAACGAGCTGGTACCCCCGGATACTGTAGGAGAGATCTGCTGCCGTGGGTATAACATAATGAAGGGCTACTACAATATGCCGGAAGAAACGAAAAAAGTTATTGACGAAGGCGGCTGGCTGCACAGCGGAGACCTTGGGACCTGTGATGAACTCGGTTACTACAGGATTACAGGCCGCATAAAGGACATGATCATCCGGGGCGGGGAAAATATCTATCCTAGAGAAATTGAGGAATTCCTGCACGCCATACCCGGAGTAAAAGATGCACAGGTCGTCGGCATCCCTGATAAAAAGTACGGGGAAATCGTAGGAGCCTTTACTATTCTCGAGAAAGGTGCCGATCTCACAGAAGCCGATATCAGAGACTATGCTCTAAGCAAAATCGCCCGATATAAGGTTCCAAAGCACGTCTTCATAGTAAATGAATATCCTCTGACCGCAAGCGGCAAGATCCAGAAATACAAGCTCAGGGAACTGGCTGTGGAGCTTCTGAAAAAGAGAGAGGAAGACAAAGAATAA
- a CDS encoding energy-coupling factor transporter transmembrane component T family protein, with translation MKEIMQYINRESFLHRMNPLSKIAAVTGIIALSVLTTNPVFLAVMVFGIFLASLIAGLQQELLKQVKLLVFLSISLILLTVFTLRSGETVGYLIPAGTFTAGGFVPITTGALDFGTVLSLRFFAMLFAFQLLVVTTKPSDLMKALLAIHVPVDYVLMFVIALRFIPSLQVEGQRIHEAQLARGYNPGTGLRGKIMSVKPILVPLVANSLGRTQVLGLTMDMRGYRSRQSVEKKLTWNKTDVAAIGCVAVMGLGVVLGGLM, from the coding sequence ATGAAAGAGATTATGCAGTACATAAATAGGGAAAGCTTTTTACACCGCATGAACCCGCTTTCGAAAATCGCTGCGGTAACGGGCATAATAGCCCTGAGCGTGTTAACAACAAACCCGGTTTTCCTGGCCGTTATGGTGTTCGGGATTTTTCTGGCTTCTCTAATAGCTGGGCTTCAGCAGGAACTTCTCAAGCAGGTAAAACTTCTGGTCTTCCTGAGTATCAGTCTTATTCTGCTCACCGTCTTTACCCTGAGAAGCGGGGAAACCGTCGGCTACCTGATCCCTGCCGGTACCTTTACAGCTGGCGGGTTTGTTCCGATCACGACCGGAGCCCTGGACTTTGGAACCGTCCTTTCCCTCCGTTTCTTTGCAATGCTTTTTGCCTTCCAGCTCCTGGTAGTCACCACAAAGCCAAGTGACCTTATGAAAGCCCTTCTTGCAATCCACGTCCCTGTAGACTACGTGCTCATGTTCGTGATCGCTCTCCGCTTCATCCCGAGCCTCCAGGTAGAAGGCCAGCGTATCCACGAAGCCCAGCTCGCAAGGGGATACAACCCCGGGACAGGCCTCCGCGGAAAAATCATGAGTGTAAAGCCAATCCTTGTGCCTCTGGTCGCAAACTCCCTCGGAAGGACCCAGGTGCTCGGCCTGACAATGGACATGCGGGGTTACAGGAGTCGCCAGAGTGTTGAGAAAAAGCTTACCTGGAACAAGACCGATGTGGCAGCTATAGGCTGTGTGGCTGTTATGGGACTGGGAGTGGTGCTTGGCGGGTTGATGTAA
- a CDS encoding ABC transporter ATP-binding protein — MIELRNFSYTYGTAAIPALKNINLEIRKGELLLVTGHSAAGKTTLALAMAGILHHEIGGKIEGNISFQSRDVKEFDGIKELSRHIGVVFDDAESQLIFTTVEEEIFSGLENRGHPEKEMVRRSKEAMDFCAISHLNNRAPHMLSGGQKQKVALAATLALDTEVLILDEATAELDSQAVRKVFSVLKRLKDAGKTIIIIDHNIEDFLEIGDRVVLLEKGEIKAIKSPSEFTSKSSDLTSTNLTSTSALQTDLPLSRTAEQPIISVKNLTQRYGEILALDNIDLEIYPGELVAILGENGSGKTTLVKHFNGLLRPYSGKVTVKGLETSTTPINELVKHTGLVFQNPDNMLFEDTVEAEINFGLNNIGVKGPEAVGAILRSLELVNLNDKQKVFPRHLSRGERQRLAVACIIAMKPELIVLDEPTTGLDAEESDRMMQLMRKLQQEGHTIVMVTHNLQIVRDHVERVIRMESGKVVEDSANRKFSGKGSVKEESDYKGHVSKEIVSEEIVSEEIVSEESVSEECVRGGTCA; from the coding sequence ATGATAGAACTCAGGAACTTTTCGTATACCTACGGAACAGCAGCAATCCCTGCGTTAAAAAACATAAATCTGGAAATCCGGAAAGGAGAGCTGCTCCTTGTTACGGGGCACAGTGCAGCCGGAAAAACTACCTTAGCCCTTGCAATGGCAGGCATTCTCCACCACGAGATCGGAGGCAAAATTGAGGGGAACATCAGCTTCCAGAGCAGGGATGTAAAAGAATTTGACGGCATAAAGGAACTGAGTCGACATATAGGGGTGGTTTTTGACGACGCGGAATCTCAGCTGATCTTTACGACTGTTGAAGAAGAAATCTTTTCAGGACTTGAAAACCGCGGCCATCCGGAAAAAGAGATGGTACGCAGGTCAAAAGAGGCAATGGATTTCTGCGCAATCAGCCATCTGAATAACCGGGCTCCTCACATGCTTTCCGGAGGGCAGAAGCAAAAAGTTGCCCTCGCAGCAACCCTTGCCCTGGATACGGAAGTCCTGATCCTTGACGAAGCCACTGCCGAACTAGACTCCCAGGCAGTCCGAAAGGTATTTTCTGTCCTGAAGAGGCTGAAAGATGCCGGAAAAACTATTATAATCATAGACCACAATATCGAGGATTTCCTTGAAATTGGGGACAGGGTCGTGCTTCTTGAGAAAGGAGAGATAAAGGCAATAAAAAGTCCCTCGGAATTTACCTCAAAGTCTTCAGATCTTACTTCTACAAATCTTACTTCTACTTCAGCTCTTCAAACAGACCTTCCCCTTTCAAGAACAGCTGAGCAGCCGATTATTTCCGTAAAGAACCTCACCCAGCGATATGGAGAAATCCTGGCGCTTGACAACATTGACCTTGAGATTTACCCTGGGGAGCTTGTTGCCATTCTGGGGGAAAATGGTTCTGGTAAGACTACCCTCGTAAAACATTTCAATGGCCTCCTTCGCCCTTACTCCGGAAAAGTGACAGTAAAAGGGCTTGAGACCTCTACAACCCCCATAAACGAGCTTGTGAAACATACCGGGCTGGTCTTCCAGAACCCGGACAATATGCTTTTTGAAGATACTGTTGAAGCCGAAATCAATTTCGGGCTGAATAACATCGGCGTAAAAGGGCCTGAAGCAGTAGGGGCAATCCTCCGTTCCCTGGAGCTTGTAAACCTGAATGATAAGCAAAAAGTCTTCCCCCGCCATCTCAGCCGAGGAGAAAGGCAGAGGCTGGCTGTTGCCTGCATAATTGCGATGAAGCCTGAGCTGATAGTGCTTGACGAGCCCACCACAGGCCTTGATGCCGAAGAGTCCGACCGGATGATGCAGCTCATGCGCAAGCTCCAGCAGGAAGGCCATACAATAGTCATGGTGACTCATAACCTGCAGATCGTAAGGGACCATGTAGAAAGAGTCATTCGGATGGAGTCCGGAAAAGTTGTGGAGGATTCGGCAAACAGGAAATTTTCCGGCAAAGGATCTGTCAAGGAAGAAAGTGACTACAAAGGACATGTCAGTAAAGAAATTGTTAGTGAAGAAATTGTTAGTGAAGAAATTGTTAGTGAAGAAAGTGTTAGTGAAGAATGTGTAAGAGGAGGCACATGCGCATGA
- a CDS encoding tryptophan transporter — MKSQDIAIVGILLAVGAIVRYLSLVIPGPIVSNLVIAFYCLAIILVVPTFTEVIGIGVVAGIICALLSHSIFPPANLISEPVGAVVCLATYKSLMNKLSLSPAVATLIGTLASGITFVLVAMLLVASSILTKYATMGAFVVAIIPIVGLTAIANSFIAQILYVPASKVLARGKA; from the coding sequence ATGAAATCTCAGGATATTGCTATTGTTGGAATTTTACTCGCCGTCGGTGCGATCGTTCGTTACTTATCCCTGGTAATTCCGGGTCCGATTGTCTCAAATCTCGTTATAGCCTTTTACTGTCTTGCCATTATCCTTGTAGTACCAACTTTTACTGAGGTAATAGGGATAGGGGTTGTAGCAGGAATTATCTGTGCTCTCCTCAGCCACTCTATTTTCCCGCCGGCAAACCTTATCAGTGAACCTGTCGGGGCCGTGGTCTGCCTGGCCACGTACAAATCCCTTATGAACAAGCTGTCTCTTTCCCCTGCCGTTGCGACTCTGATCGGGACTCTTGCCAGTGGGATAACTTTTGTGCTTGTCGCAATGCTTCTCGTTGCGTCCTCAATCCTGACCAAGTATGCGACCATGGGAGCTTTTGTAGTAGCTATCATCCCGATTGTGGGGTTAACTGCAATTGCCAACTCTTTCATTGCCCAGATCCTTTACGTACCCGCCTCAAAGGTACTTGCCCGGGGGAAAGCATAA